TTATGGCTTACACCCTCAACCACTGATTTGTGTGCAAAATCATTAATCTCCTGAATTGGCAATGCATCAAAATCTCCACGTATTAATACATTCTTACCTGGTTTGCCTCCCTTGAAAATAGCCGCTACACCATAATGTTTAAAAACAATAAGTTCATCGGGTGTGCATTCTGATCTTAACCTTTCAATCAAGTGACGAGAAGTATTCTCTTCGAAACACGACAACTCAGGGTGCTGATGAAGGTACTTGCGAAGAGATTTGGCTTCATCAATAATGTTGTGCTGCATTGACTTATTTGGTTAACCGCATTTCGAGATACTTATTGGTAAATCCCAATTTCTCATAAAGTCCCTTGGCCGGGTTATCAGGTTCCACATGTAAGGCTATATCACCTTCTGCTGTGTTGATGGCCTTTTGCATGAGTGCCTTGCCATAGCCCTTTCCTCTTCTTTCTCTATGTGTGGCTATATAAACCAGAATGTTTTCCGGAATGTAGCCATCCATACCTGTTTTATTGACAACCACAGCTCCCACTATTTCACCCTGATCTTTCCCCACCAGCACAAACCCTCCCGGAGTTATTCCGGTGCTAAGTGCATAGTTTATGGCTTTCATGATGTCCTCCTTTTTATCTCCATATTGATCCAGGTGGTTAAAAAGAAAGTCTCTTACCTGCTCTATTTCTATCAGGCCCACGGTATCTGATGGGCCGAGTATTTTGATCTCTAACATATATATAATTGGTTATTGTTTGTTTCTGAATTGATTGATCATCACAAAGGTGATCAGCGACAAACTGATCCCGTAGATATTGGCATCCAAACCAAGAGGCAAATCCCTACCTATTAAAATTAATGAAATAGTAGTACCCCCACCTATAAGCATTGAAAAGAAAGCTGCATTGGCACTGGGCTTCTTCATAAAAAGTCCTCCTAAGACGGGTATGAACAGCCCTGAAACCATGAATGCATAGGAATAAAGCATGAGTTCCAGTACGCTCTGCATGACAGAGGCCAGCAGTACCGCAAAAACACCAATCCCCAGAGTGATGATTTGGGAC
This Marinoscillum sp. 108 DNA region includes the following protein-coding sequences:
- a CDS encoding GNAT family N-acetyltransferase, translating into MLEIKILGPSDTVGLIEIEQVRDFLFNHLDQYGDKKEDIMKAINYALSTGITPGGFVLVGKDQGEIVGAVVVNKTGMDGYIPENILVYIATHRERRGKGYGKALMQKAINTAEGDIALHVEPDNPAKGLYEKLGFTNKYLEMRLTK